One stretch of Diabrotica undecimpunctata isolate CICGRU chromosome 5, icDiaUnde3, whole genome shotgun sequence DNA includes these proteins:
- the LOC140442392 gene encoding uncharacterized protein encodes MKGSRNVYEIEHNPKVNLTVIFTFSAIGNILPPMIIYPHKRLPNDILSAVPNSWGIGLTENGWMDNKNFYEYIGNIFNPYLDRNYITRPVILFVDGHKTHFTVQTSQLCTYLKIILVALYPNATRLLQPADVAAFKPLKTFWNKAVLQFRRDNPQKVLTKVQFAPVLKSAIDRLNSDVIRSGFRACGIFPWNSSALDYSKYLGKEFETEDNLDEHNDLPTIIDRNTTISYKQFCEIVGNDKIKELCPNNCKTQSDDYQILKQTFSAFTFVIYVY; translated from the coding sequence ATGAAGGGTTCCAGAAACGTCTATGAAATTGAACATAACCCAAAGGTTAACTTAACAGTTATATTCACATTTTCTGCAATAGGCAATATTTTACCTCCTATGATAATTTATCCCCATAAAAGATTGCCAAATGATATACTAAGTGCTGTGCCGAATTCGTGGGGTATTGGTTTAACTGAAAATGGTTGGATGGACAACAAAAACTTTTATgaatatattggaaatatattTAACCCTTATTTAGATCGAAATTATATTACACGTCCTGTGATACTTTTTGTTGATGGGCATAAAACCCATTTTACTGTACAGACAAGTCAACtttgtacatatttaaaaattattttagtagcGTTATATCCTAATGCCACGAGATTATTGCAACCAGCGGATGTGGCTGCATTTAAGCCTTTAAAAACTTTTTGGAACAAAGCTGTGCTTCAGTTTAGGAGAGACAACCCCCAAAAAGTGTTAACGAAAGTACAGTTTGCCCCTGTTTTAAAATCTGCTATAGATAGGTTAAATTCAGATGTTATCAGAAGTGGGTTTAGGGCATGCGGTATATTTCCTTGGAATTCTTCTGCTCTTGACTATTCAAAATATCTTGGGAAAGAATTTGAAACTGaagataatctggatgagcacAATGATTTACCAACAATTATTGATCGAAATACAACAATTTCTTATAAACAATTTTGTGAAATAGTTGGCAATGACAAAATTAAAGAGCTATGTCCAAATAATTGTAAAACTCAATCTGATGATTACCAAATATTGAAACAAACCTTTTCAGCATTTACCTTTGTTATCTATGTGTACTAA